One part of the Mariniblastus fucicola genome encodes these proteins:
- a CDS encoding RNA polymerase sigma factor: protein MDSNPDTRNSLIVRMHDRDDNEAWAEFVQIYQPLVERFIQKHRLQYADAAEVTQEVLSRVARSIESWDPDHDKSSFRGWLYRITRNLTIDFLRRKQNEQHRIPIADPAVSQIADPGKVDSMEFQAEYERQLFQWAAERLKSSFKPVNWQAFWLSTIEGVPVEQVAEQLEIHCGAVYVARSRIMARMSKLIQQRLNETNLSLCEKDQGSND, encoded by the coding sequence ATGGATTCCAACCCGGACACTCGAAACAGTCTTATCGTGCGAATGCATGACCGGGACGATAACGAAGCCTGGGCGGAGTTCGTGCAAATCTATCAGCCACTGGTGGAACGTTTCATTCAGAAACATCGTCTTCAGTACGCGGATGCGGCAGAAGTGACCCAGGAAGTGTTGAGCCGGGTTGCCCGGTCCATCGAATCCTGGGATCCGGATCACGATAAGTCTTCCTTTCGAGGTTGGCTGTACCGCATCACGCGAAATCTGACCATTGATTTTCTTCGCCGAAAGCAAAACGAACAGCACCGAATTCCGATCGCGGATCCGGCAGTAAGTCAAATCGCTGATCCTGGCAAAGTTGATTCAATGGAGTTTCAGGCGGAGTACGAACGACAACTTTTTCAGTGGGCGGCCGAGCGTCTCAAGTCCTCCTTCAAACCCGTCAACTGGCAGGCGTTCTGGCTTTCGACGATCGAAGGAGTTCCTGTGGAGCAAGTCGCCGAGCAACTGGAAATCCACTGCGGAGCAGTTTACGTGGCACGTTCCCGCATCATGGCTCGCATGTCAAAGCTGATTCAACAGCGACTCAACGAAACCAACCTTTCGCTTTGCGAGAAAGATCAAGGATCCAATGACTGA
- the greA gene encoding transcription elongation factor GreA — MTQEAYNEKQKEVEHLENVVMPEIASAIALAREEGDLKENAEYHAQREKQGMMQARINQFRDRLARAQIVDPADVPHDIVAFGAKVTVLDVDIDDEEIITLVGDGDEDYDQGRYLITSPIGRGLLGKKVGELAEIDVPKGNLTFKVLKIEYEM, encoded by the coding sequence ATGACTCAGGAAGCTTACAACGAAAAGCAAAAAGAAGTCGAGCACCTTGAGAATGTCGTCATGCCGGAGATCGCTTCCGCTATCGCATTGGCCCGAGAAGAAGGCGACCTCAAGGAGAACGCCGAGTATCACGCCCAGCGTGAAAAGCAGGGAATGATGCAGGCGCGAATCAATCAGTTCAGAGACCGGTTGGCTCGGGCTCAGATCGTTGATCCTGCGGACGTTCCTCATGACATCGTTGCGTTCGGAGCGAAAGTCACCGTTCTCGATGTCGATATCGACGATGAGGAAATCATCACTCTCGTCGGTGACGGCGATGAAGACTACGACCAGGGAAGGTACTTGATTACGTCTCCGATCGGGCGAGGCTTGCTGGGCAAAAAAGTCGGCGAACTTGCGGAGATCGATGTTCCCAAAGGAAACTTGACCTTCAAGGTGCTTAAAATCGAATATGAGATGTAA